From the Neoarius graeffei isolate fNeoGra1 chromosome 1, fNeoGra1.pri, whole genome shotgun sequence genome, one window contains:
- the si:ch211-119e14.1 gene encoding retrotransposon-like protein 1, with the protein MMSDSNVDNTRTVIILLFILVLLVLLLLYLYKRLNYETKDEYTIQRLVLGEGGLRDRVIQGIAVVETRLGDRLRSRTHDEEQALSSNEAGNNDGEEGEEEDAGQDHSENENKTEEKDQEHCNSSDDYSSIDLKERVKKNNSKENEEEQEEEEEEDDVAKDEAKGDDSKKDKDVKDEERVGLLVDLKTFSGSAIWSGEKTEETNITAL; encoded by the coding sequence ATGATGTCAGACTCCAATGTAGACAACACTCGAACTGTCATAATTCTCTTATTCATCCTGGTCCTCCTTGTTCTTCTACTGCTATACCTCTACAAGCGACTGAACTACGAAACAAAGGATGAATATACCATCCAGCGGCTTGTTTTAGGTGAGGGAGGCCTTCGTGATCGTGTGATACAAGGCATTGCAGTGGTGGAGACCAGGTTAGGTGATCGCTTAAGGTCTCGAACCCATGATGAGGAGCAAGCTTTAAGCAGTAATGAAGCTGGGAACAATGACGGAGAAGAAGGAGAGGAAGAAGATGCAGGGCAAGACCACAGTGAAAATGAGAACAAGACAGAAGAGAAGGACCAGGAACATTGCAATTCATCAGATGACTATTCCAGCATTGACCTAAAGGAGAGAGTAAAGAAGAATAACAGCAAGGAAAACGAAGAAGaacaagaggaggaggaagaagaagatgatgtggCAAAAGATGAAGCAAAAGGAGATGACAGTAAAAAAGACAAAGATGTGAAGGATGAAGAAAGAGTTGGCTTACTTGTTGACCTGAAGACATTTTCTGGCAGCGCCATTTGGTCTGGGGAGAAAACAGAAGAGACTAACATAACAGCTTTGTGA